Sequence from the Nilaparvata lugens isolate BPH chromosome 10, ASM1435652v1, whole genome shotgun sequence genome:
AGAACGAGGACATTATACGGCGAGTCGAAGGGCAACTTGAACCAGTTACGACCAACATAACAAATTTGAAGAGTCATGTTAGCACCCTGAGTGAAAAGCAGACTACTATCAGCTCTCAGGTGGACAGTTTGACTATACAATACAGCGACCTACATAGACGATGTGACATTGCCGCCGAGCAAAAGAAGAGTGCTGATGCCGAGGTCCAGAAAAGATTTGAGCAGACGGATACCCGCATCACTCAGATGGAAACCCACATAAGTCACTCTCGGGCCAACCTAGGACTGTCCACGCCCTCAGAGTCACACAGCACCaccacaatttttcaaaacctGGGACATTTTGATGACACCTCAGCGTCTATGCCCCCAAAACCCTTCATCGAACAACTGAGATCTGTTCAAGAGCTTACCCCCACACCCTGGCCCATatggaaattcaaattattcactcTGTTGTCCGGAGAACCCTTACTTCTCCTTCACGGACGCACCGCCGAATTTATTAGTCTATCCAAATTCATAGATGCCTTCTGGAGCAATATTGGGGACAAGACCGACAGCGAGTTATACTATCTGACATCGTATCCTGCAAATACTCACCTCGAAGTGGCCAAACATGCACCGCCTTCGTATCAAACATCAGATACCAAAATTCACAACTGGATACACCTTTCGCCGAGTTAGCACTTACTCAGATTATTATTCGGAAGCTGCCTTACCCAATACAGATGGCACTAGCGACTAGTCATGTTAAGACCATCAAAGAACTGGAAAATCATCTCCATGAAATCCAAGCAGTGCATCGCGAAGATTACAACTTCATTGTGCGACAAGAGCATCCGCATCAAGATCCCCAACCCCAACATAATATGTCACCTTTTTCTAACACCCGCCGTCCCTTTAATTCTGCTAATAACCAGGACCGCAACACGAATTTTCAACGGCGACTAAATAAAGAAAACCAACCAGAAAAAAGGAGGAATTTCCAGAACCACAACCAGCAGTCTGATACAAACCGGAGAAATGCATACTATCATGATGGACGAGACCGCATAAACCAACACCGTAACCCATACTCCAACAACGCCGCACATAGCAGGAACAACAACTATAACCGGATGGGAAATGAGAAAGCAAATCAGCATCAAACGACGCCCAACGAGAACCAGGGAAGAAAATCAGATATGGCCGAGAAAACACAAGGGTCCTCAACGCCGCAGAAAATCTGACTATATGGAAATCACCCGCCACAGTCGCCCATCACCTGTTTACACACGGAGAGAAATGGTAATCAATTAGCAGAAGAACAACCGCCAATTAAAAATACTGATCCGCCACTCCCGCCAGTCGAAATAGTCCATGGCAAGAAACCGAAACTCAGAGGAATCTACCGCTGTTGCCGCTCTATACGGTTTAAGCCTACCCAACCTGCAAAAACgaataaaatggaaaatctaGACAACCTCACCGATCCAGATACAGGAAAAGAATCTACATGTCTTACCGCGCTATATAATAACATCAGAGAAACCTTGCTAGAAGAAGAAAACTCCGGCATTCAGGAAAtacatgaacattttcaaaccTATATCACTATACAAATAGCCAGCCTACAATTCAAAGCCCTCATAGATACTGGATCACAAGTCAGTCTAATCCAGAATGACTAATATTCCCGCCTAAAAAACATAACAGAAATAGCCACATTACCATTAACCTCAACCTACCTATCAGGTGTCACGCCAGGACGTCGCCTCCGAATATCTAAACAATGCCTCCTGGAGATCCAAGTCGAAGGAAAGTGTTTCCCGTACTCCTTCCTGGTATTGCCTGCAAATGGACCACACATTATTATTGGTGCTGATTTCTTAGCCCACTATAACTCAAACATAAACTTCAAAAACCTCAAACTACAATTAACCGACAATAGCAACTGGACTAGTatcaatactcagataataCTAAAGGCCAATGCGGGAGATGTAAGAGTAGTGAGATATCACATGGTTGAAGACTATATTCCTGAAAGAGAACACAGGGTGAAATACAGTCAAAGCGAGGAGAGCGAGATAATAGATCATGATTCAGTAGATGACTACAGTTTGGAAAACGAAACACCGGATGATACTGacattttgatgaaaaaattgttaaatgaaattgataataattctgaaTGGGGGCTCACCACTGAACAATCCATGAAAGAAATGTTCATGAAAAATTGCGCAGTGTTTTCAGAGCAGCCGAGATTGGCAAATCATTTTCAGTGCAAATTAGAGGTCAAACCACATGAGTCGTATTATAGGAAATCTTATCCCATTCCCTTTGCTCACCGTCAAGCGGCAGCTGCAGAAATAGATAGGATGGAAAGACTAGGCATTATTGAACCATCCACATCGCATTATAGTTTGCCTATTACCTGCATTTCAAAGAAGGACGGCTCCACCTGACTCTGTCTTGACGCTCGCCAGCTGAATATGATTCTCGACAACGACCGTGAAGCTCCCGCCCAGATCGATCAGGTGTTGCAGACGTTCCATGGCAAGACCATATACTCCACCGTCGACCTCAGTTCCGGATACTGGCAGGTACAAGTGGCAGAAGAATCTCGGGATTACCAGTCCTTCCT
This genomic interval carries:
- the LOC120353402 gene encoding uncharacterized protein LOC120353402, with translation MSSHWHRCHFLLWTRNQRFDFVYLAGESGEPEISPVEEEGLVIPRFFCHLYLPVSGTEVDGGVYGLAMERLQHLIDLGGSFTVVVENHIQLASVKTESGGAVLL